One Aegilops tauschii subsp. strangulata cultivar AL8/78 chromosome 7, Aet v6.0, whole genome shotgun sequence genomic window carries:
- the LOC109754418 gene encoding probable pectinesterase 29 yields the protein MKKLALRRLLAVAISVVALFIVFTSETSHRCDAAQAVVKSVFVDHTGRGDFKTIQAAIDSVPFGNNQWIRVHVAAGTYTEKVNVPFNKSFILLEGEGRLQTSIEWADHAGGSSTTADTPTFASHADDFMARDITFKNTYDGANLAQAVAALVDGDRSSFYGCGFFSVQDTLCDMAGRHYYENCVIGGAVDFIFGNARSIFQGCDLWTGKLTKTLGSITAHGRDSDKDDTAFVFKQCKVGGFMPIYLGRPWRDYARVIFYQTNMSIVVDRQGWDIWNSKGKEGLLTMVESECTGAGSNTTERVPWAKQLSGKQIARFVNLSYISPDGWLDAQPR from the exons ATGAAGAAGCTCGCACTACGGCGACTGCTGGCCGTAGCCATTAGTGTTGTAGCACTCTTCATAGTCTTTACATCCGAGACATCTCACCGCTGCGACGCTGCACAGGCGGTGGTTAAAAGCGTCTTCGTTGACCATACTGGCCGAGGCGACTTCAAGACTATCCAAGCAGCCATCGACTCCGTTCCTTTCGGCAACAACCAATGGATCCGAGTCCACGTCGCCGCCGGCACTTACAC TGAGAAAGTGAATGTGCCATTTAACAAAAGCTTCATCCTACTGGAAGGCGAGGGGAGGTTGCAGACGTCCATCGAGTGGGCCGATCACGCCGGCGGGTCGTCCACCACCGCCGACACCCCGACTTTCGCCTCTCATGCCGACGATTTCATGGCCCGCGACATCACGTTCAAG AACACATACGACGGGGCCAACCTGGCGCAAGCGGTGGCTGCCCTAGTTGACGGGGACCGGTCGTCGTTCTATGGATGCGGCTTCTTCAGTGTTCAGGACACGTTGTGCGATATGGCTGGGAGGCACTACTATGAGAATTGTGTCATCGGCGGCGCCGTGGACTTCATCTTCGGCAACGCCAGGTCCATCTTCCAG GGCTGTGATCTATGGACGGGAAAGTTAACAAAGACGCTGGGATCCATCACGGCGCATGGGCGAGACAGTGACAAAGACGATACCGCATTTGTGTTCAAGCAGTGCAAGGTCGGCGGCTTCATGCCGATATACCTGGGACGCCCATGGCGAGACTATGCTAGGGTCATCTTCTACCAGACCAACATGTCTATCGTTGTGGACCGCCAAGGTTGGGACATCTGGAACTCCAAGGGCAAAGA GGGATTGCTAACGATGGTGGAATCAGAGTGCACAGGGGCGGGGTCCAACACGACGGAGCGAGTACCGTGGGCCAAGCAGCTGAGCGGCAAGCAAATCGCTAGATTCGTCAACTTGTCCTACATCTCTCCCGATGGCTGGCTCGACGCGCAGCCACGCTAG